One window from the genome of Bacillus rossius redtenbacheri isolate Brsri chromosome 17, Brsri_v3, whole genome shotgun sequence encodes:
- the LOC134540781 gene encoding uncharacterized protein LOC134540781 gives MHLADKHAERKNSTSKTSCYLLADASSMPLRDLGLRRLWGAARKSGSSDSRTEDDSDAEQRAAACSLPLLQVWPSQDSPRGEGDGQCFVFHAEEGGGPQHDSGIESVQVSPSPGATHCTAPSPSPPLASRRASSSLLHPDHARLPRLPPSPEHAVPEDAPSCSSSTTSSMTSVAMALDRRRSSAMTTRYSLLDALDLEYALLRAAARGSIGPYSLSESVHKLTFTQSLAFPALARAMAGKRRRSSAERPRGSSAPDPRGGDSGMNAFAKIVTALVLVLVSVLVFAVVYKFVKT, from the exons ATGCCGCTGCGAGACCTGGGGCTCCGCCGGCTGTGGGGCGCGGCGCGCAAGTCGGGCAGCAGCGACAGCCGCACCGAGGACGACAGCGACGCGGAGCAGCGCGCCGCCGCCTGCTCGTTGCCCCTGCTGCAGGTGTGGCCGAGCCAGGACTCGCCACGCGGCGAGGGCGACGGCCAGTGCTTCGTGTTCCACGCCGAGGAGGGTGGCGGCCCGCAGCACGATTCCGGCATCGAGTCCGTGCAG GTGAGCCCATCTCCAGGAGCCACCCACTGCACCGCCCCCTCGCCTTCGCCGCCCCTGGCGTCGCGCCGCGCCAGCAGCAGCCTGCTTCACCCCGACCACGCCCGACTGCCGAGGCTGCCGCCGTCGCCCGAACACGCGGTCCCCGAGGACGCGCCGTCTTGCTCCTCGTCCACCACGTCGTCCATGACGAGCGTCGCCATGGCGCTGGACCGGCGCCGCAGCTCCGCCATGACCACCCGCTACTCGCTGCTCGACGCGCTCGACCTGGAGTACGCGCTCCTGCGCGCCGCCGCGCGCGGCAGCATCGGGCCCTACAGCCTGTCCGAGTCGGTGCACAAGCTCACCTTCACGCAGTCGCTCGCCTTCCCGGCGTTGGCGCGGGCCATGGCGGGCAAGAGGCGGCGCAGCAGCGCGGAGCGTCCACGGGGTAGCTCCGCGCCGGACCCCCGCGGCGGCGACTCGGGCATGAACGCCTTCGCCAAGATAGTCACGGCGCTGGTGCTGGTGCTGGTCAGCGTGCTGGTGTTCGCCGTCGTGTACAAGTTCGTGAAGACGTGA